The following coding sequences lie in one Aspergillus luchuensis IFO 4308 DNA, chromosome 8, nearly complete sequence genomic window:
- a CDS encoding zinc-binding alcohol dehydrogenase family protein (COG:C;~EggNog:ENOG410PIXQ;~InterPro:IPR011032,IPR020843,IPR013154,IPR036291;~PFAM:PF08240;~TransMembrane:2 (i118-136o156-173i);~go_function: GO:0016491 - oxidoreductase activity [Evidence IEA];~go_process: GO:0055114 - oxidation-reduction process [Evidence IEA]), translated as MKEALVFRKNGPMEVKIHSVPIPKPGPDEILIKVVVSGTNPKDWKFPDWMDAFDGKNTGDDIAGYVHEVGKKVSEFRVGDRVAAFHDYMTPHGSFAEYAIGKVHATFHIPPHISFEEAATVPLAALTASIALFARLGLPEPWLGNKSWATKPAGGILVYGAATAVGSFAIKLLQKADIHPIIGVAGRGMDYARSLMNSEKGDVVIDYRDGESAIVRGIRDAIPAGESLQYALDAVSEASSFQVVEKVLDQTSGAVSLVTPEAPEHLFSTIRVEFSNVGSSHADDKDFAYVWSRMISRGLSEGWLKPHPHEVTPGGLEGVETALNTLKAGKASAVKYVLRVTEE; from the coding sequence ATGAAGGAAGCACTTGTCTTTCGCAAGAATGGGCCCATGGAGGTTAAGATTCACTCCGTGCCTATTCCCAAACCCGGACCGGACGAGATTCTGATCAAAGTCGTCGTTAGCGGCACAAACCCCAAGGACTGGAAATTCCCTGACTGGATGGATGCATTTGACGGGAAAAACACAGGTGACGATATTGCCGGCTATGTACACGAGGTTGGCAAAAAAGTCTCTGAGTTCAGAGTCGGAGACCGAGTGGCTGCCTTCCACGATTATATGACACCGCATGGGAGCTTCGCAGAATACGCCATTGGGAAAGTGCACGCTACCTTTCACATCCCACCACATATCTCATTCGAGGAAGCAGCTACGGTGCCTTTGGCTGCATTGACCGCCTCGATCGCACTGTTTGCACGCTTGGGCCTACCTGAGCCATGGCTCGGAAACAAATCTTGGGCCACCAAGCCTGCAGGAGGAATTCTTGTCTACGGTGCTGCGACAGCTGTCGGATCATTTGCGATCAAACTGTTACAGAAAGCAGACATTCATCCTATCATCGGCGTCGCTGGAAGGGGTATGGATTATGCTAGGAGTTTGATGAACAGTGAAAAGGGTGATGTCGTTATTGACTACCGGGACGGCGAATCTGCGATCGTACGGGGAATCCGAGATGCCATACCCGCTGGTGAAAGTCTTCAATATGCACTAGACGCGGTCAGCGAGGCATCGAGCTTCCAGGTGGTTGAGAAGGTTCTGGACCAGACATCGGGCGCAGTGTCACTCGTGACGCCGGAGGCACCTGAACATTTATTCAGCACGATACGGGTTGAGTTCAGCAACGTTGGAAGTAGCCACGCGGATGACAAGGATTTCGCTTATGTGTGGTCGCGAATGATTAGCAGGGGCCTCAGTGAGGGTTGGCTCAAGCCTCATCCCCATGAGGTAACGCCAGGTGGTCTGGAGGGTGTAGAAACCGCTCTGAATACCTTGAAGGCCGGGAAGGCTAGTGCTGTGAAGTATGTTTTGAGGGTTACAGAAGAGTGA
- a CDS encoding uncharacterized protein (COG:S;~EggNog:ENOG410PVMX;~InterPro:IPR036890) codes for MESRESARELVRSIARGRGYLSEEILERMDQDTRREVEEAMLKKDEMIGSSVLTLAKDVYNSSARFVFELLQNADDNSYSKAKSRSEAPYVSFRVYPRQIVFECNEDGFTPEDLIAICNIGKSSKTSVQGYIGEKDIGFKSVFMVAWKVLIQSGELSFYLQHRIGDSGMGMISPIWQEREEEVPNDITRITLFLHERGPEEILAKQRETTRQQFQELQATFLLFMKNIERIDVAFYDDESKETCSMLYSLEYLCKSRGKLLDEKRENGHIHVDTRHYHITKITLDKLPVSENRKCPEASTKSEVVLAFPMTATSIPITEAQLLYAFLPIRNMGLPFLIHADFDTDASRQDIPLSSTRNTTLLSYVGLVLATAVQEFCQHPTLQYQWMRYLPRRDELSRGSFSQELSAHIHAHLNMSDVLWTRTHSELHPIIRTRRLPSSMLDSNGDPLLRDLKPEQYLSPKYRPRDLNLLTGYGLVYMSNYGFLERVRQDLSRDDSLIRSSSVKDDDWHSRVARVLMSAYQERPKSVSALAIIPLTNGEWRSSTSIKAHRIYHSHCNGYLIPEVNMRLVDPRAEKNPDRERLFSQLGVKNPKISRVRDAIIRTNYNKTVDLDVSRAQLEFLHLTAHLDRRNDSAHFYSDIDLIDQQNRYREPDSHTFYFPGKDLYSAEQLLTPTKPAGTGKSSRPSVYILHSRYMEPRPIKPIGERRTWMTWLSESLQVRNTVPITDSTRLSPECTFIAEHHPERLVGFLVKNWKFDAALLEKQKLVDKLLKLQVVCESGSSYCLGETYVPVPELSYLRQFLRKEDDFPWLKIDNTWLSELNDMAKALGFGFPKSELEAYLRALQSIKESSDGNDATLNETERVYDLYARIQAQYSETSTPDYCRSLLRTAFASQNIIYVPHIHDEAERPCWESSGNCLWEAPQAMECKIPLKWKYNHVKHGSCLAKLFNKTLGIPNVGLNDLLKELNSLSAKGCDNVDRILILYREIDKCRPKMNKETAEKVRRNFEMRELIYSNGKATGEWHSPSQCLWSTVTNTRGIVTLKDLYKDLQDFFVELLGVPTLTAEMVYSKLLEQGRGMTPINEVKDTIWLLNSYLQSEEDPPSSTSLLESRVFPVRYPNGVVELRSSTVDFTISDRKHLSQYFFDKVLFLDFSTEEVLQLEPFIEWAKIEARYISSCVKEISCYTGDSYRSLTSPDRKLSQKAYGLLRIAVHYKSPRLADGERALYDLLKNIDVRETDGITSELHLQQDGKEIKAKVSEGEIHIEEITDGLHIYVPWDAKAQYICFLDRIHKDLLEWILTEPSTAIFKPYSEKALTLMKSILQAPVEYVSLILDRAGIVPIETPEDLSGVDVDASNPTDQTSVENSHAIRGSSCRSDSISACDANDTIANELSDDGHEAQDLGDL; via the exons ATGGAATCCCGTGAAAGCGCCCGTGAGCTCGTTAGGAGCATTGCTAGGGGCCGTGGTTATCTGAGTGAGGAAATACTGGAACGGATGGACCAGGATACCCGTCGAGAGGTCGAGGAAGCCATGCTGAAAAAAGACGAGATGATAGGGTCTTCTGTGTTGAC ATTAGCCAAAGATGTTTATAATAGCAGTGCTCGGTTTGTGTTCGAGCTGTTACAGAATGCCGATGATAACAGTTACTCTAAGGCCAAATCCCGTTCGGAAGCACCCTATGTTTCATTTCGCGTCTACCCGCGACAAATTGTTTTTGAATGTAATGAGGATGGCTTCACGCCAGAGGATCTGATCGCCATCTGCAATATCGGAAAGAGTTCAAAGACTAGTGTCCAAGGATATATTGGAGAAAAAGACATTGGGTTTAAGTCAGTATTCATGGTCGCGTGGAAAGTTCTCATCCAGTCGGGAGAACTTTCATTCTATTTACAGCACAGGATTGGCGACTCGGGGATGGGCATGATTTCACCCATCTGgcaggaaagagaagaggaggtgcCAAATGACATAACTCGAATTACGCTGTTCTTGCACGAGAGAGGCCCAGAAGAAATCCTTGCCAAACAACGCGAGACGACCCGCCAGCAGTTCCAAGAGCTTCAGGCGACCTTTCTTCTGTTTATGAAAAACATTGAAAGAATCGACGTTGCCTTCTATGATGATGAAAGTAAGGAAACGTGTAGTATGCTCTACTCACTGGAATACCTGTGCAAATCTCGGGGTAAACTCCTGGACGAAAAAAGGGAGAACGGTCATATTCACGTGGATACTCGACACTACCATATCACCAAAATCACGTTGGACAAACTTCCCGTAAGCGAGAACAGAAAGTGCCCAGAGGCTTCTACAAAGTCAGAGGTCGTTCTCGCATTCCCAATGACTGCAACCTCCATTCCTATCACTGAAGCACAGCTACTTTATGCCTTTCTCCCGATAAGAAATATGGGGCTTCCA TTTTTGATTCATGCAGATTTTGATACCGACGCCAGCAGACAGGACATACCTCTGTCTTCAACCCGGAATACCACTTTACTCAGTTATGTAGGCCTGGTGCTTGCTACAGCAGTGCAGGAATTTTGCCAACACCCAACCTTACAGTATCAATGGATGAGATACCTCCCAAGACGCGATGAGCTCTCCCGTGGTTCTTTTTCGCAAGAACTGAGTGCCCATATCCATGCTCACCTAAATATGTCTGATGTTCTTTGGACAAGAACTCATAGCGAACTGCACCCTATCATACGTACGCGAAGACTACCTTCTAGTATGCTCGATAGCAATGGAGATCCTCTGTTGCGAGACTTGAAGCCGGAACAGTATCTCTCCCCTAAGTATCGTCCAAGAGACTTGAATTTGTTGACGGGGTACGGTCTTGTTTATATGAGCAATTATGGGTTCCTGGAAAGGGTTCGCCAGGATCTTAGCCGCGACGACTCACTGATAAGATCTTCCAGTGTcaaagatgatgattggCATTCGCGTGTGGCTAGGGTCCTGATGTCAGCCTACCAGGAGAGGCCCAAATCGGTGTCTGCGCTTGCTATTATCCCCCTGACTAACGGCGAATGGAGATCTTCAACTTCCATAAAGGCCCATCGCATCTACCATTCTCACTGTAACGGTTACCTCATCCCCGAAGTGAACATGCGTTTGGTAGACCCGCGAGCTGAGAAGAACCCCGACCGAGAAAGACTATTCAGTCAACTTGGTGTTAAGAATCCGAAGATATCTCGGGTTCGAGATGCTATTATCCGTACCAATTACAACAAAACGGTTGACCTCGACGTTTCTCGAGCACAGCTGGAATTTCTCCACCTTACGGCCCATCTTGACCGCCGAAATGATTCTGCGCATTTCTACAGCGACATAGATCTCATAGACCAGCAGAACAGATACCGGGAGCCGGATTCACATACCTTTTACTTTCCTGGAAAGGACTTGTACAGTGCCGAGCAATTACTCACGCCGACGAAACCTGCCGGGACCGGGAAGAGTTCAAGGCCCAGCGTTTACATCCTACATAGTCGCTATATGGAACCCCGCCCTATAAAGCCAATTGGGGAACGCCGGACATGGATGACGTGGTTGTCAGAGTCACTGCAGGTCCGCAACACCGTTCCAATTACAGATTCAACCCGGTTGAGCCCAGAGTGTACCTTCATAGCCGAGCATCATCCTGAGAGACTTGTAGGGTTCTTGGTCAAAAACTGGAAATTCGATGCTGCTCTCCTGGAAAAGCAGAAGCTGGTTGATAAGTTGTTAAAACTTCAAGTTGTCTGTGAGAGTGGATCGAGCTATTGTCTGGGCGAGACATATGTCCCGGTTCCTGAGCTTTCATACCTCAGACAATTTCTTcggaaggaagatgatttcCCATGGCTTAAAATCGACAATACCTGGCTTTCTGAACTGAACGATATGGCTAAAGCATTGGGTTTCGGCTTTCCAAAATCCGAGTTGGAAGCCTACCTGCGAGCTCTACAGTCTATCAAGGAATCTAGTGATGGTAATGATGCAACACTCAATGAGACCGAGCGTGTCTACGATCTGTATGCACGCATCCAGGCTCAGTACAGTGAGACCTCAACACCAGACTATTGTCGTTCATTGCTTCG GACTGCTTTCGCTTCTCAAAACATCATTTATGTACCACACATACATGACGAGGCAGAAAGGCCGTGTTGGGAGTCCTCAGGCAATTGCTTGTGGGAAGCGCCCCAAGCCATGGAATGCAAGATCCCTCTAAAATGGAAGTACAACCACGTGAAGCATGGAAGTTGTCTTGCCAAGCTCTTCAACAAAACGCTAGGTATACCAAACGTTGGGTTGAATGACTTACTGAAAGAGCTGAACTCTTTATCTGCAAAGGGCTGCGACAATGTCGACAGAATCCTAATCCTGTACAGAGAAATAGATAAGTGCCGCCCGAAGATGAATAAGGAGACTGCAGAAAAAGTCCG GCGGAACTTCGAAATGAGGGAACTTATTTATAGTAACGGGAAAGCCACAGGTGAATGGCATAGCCCATCGCAATGTTTGTGGTCGACTGTCACCAATACCAGAGGGATCGTAACGCTCAAGGACCTGTACAAAGACCTGCAAGACTTCTTTGTCGAACTACTAGGTGTTCCAACATTGACAGCGGAAATGGTGTACAGCAAGCTCCTTGAGCAGGGACGCGGGATGACACCTATCAACGAGGTCAAAGATACAATCTGGCTTCTGAATTCGTACCTAcagagtgaagaagatccacCTAGTTCGACTAGCCTACTCGAAAGTAGAGTGTTCCCAGTGAGGTATCCCAACGGTGTCGTAGAGCTGCGCAGCTCTACAGTTGACTTCACCATCTCTGACCGAAAACATCTGTCACAATATTTCTTCGACAAAGTCCTGTTCCTTGATTTCAGTACTGAAGAGGTATTGCAGCTAGAGCCTTTCATCGAATGGGCTAAGATTGAGGCACGCTATATCTCGTCCTGCGTGAAGGAGATTTCCTGCTATACGGGCGACTCTTACAGGTCGCTGACGTCTCCAGATCGAAAGTTATCTCAGAAGGCTTACGGGCTACTGCG AATTGCCGTACATTATAAGAGCCCACGACTAGCGGACGGAGAGCGGGCGCTTTACGACTTACTAAAGAACATCGATGTTCGCGAAACCGATGGGATCACCTCTGAACTACATCTACAgcaggatgggaaggaaatCAAAGCGAAAGTCTCGGAGGGCGAGATACATATCGAAGAAATAACGGATGGGCTGCACATCTATGTGCCGTGGGATGCGAAAGCCCAGTACATCTGCTTCCTGGACAGAATACACAAAGATCTCTTGGAGTGGATTCTGACGGAGCCGTCTACGGCAATATTTAAACCGTACAGCGAAAAGGCACTAACTCTAATGAAAAGTATTCTACAGGCGCCGGTAGAGTATGTTTCTCTTATCCTAGATAGGGCTGGTATAGTCCCCATTGAGACACCGGAGGACTTGTCCGGTGTCGATGTTGACGCTTCCAATCCTACCGACCAGACCTCTGTTGAGAACAGCCATGCTATACGAGGGTCAAGTTGCCGCAGCGACAGCATATCAGCCTGCGATGCAAATGATACAATTGCGAATGAGCTATCTGATGATGGACATGAGGCCCAAGACCTGGGTGACCTATAA
- a CDS encoding uncharacterized protein (CAZy:CBM50;~COG:S;~EggNog:ENOG410PVRH;~InterPro:IPR018392,IPR036779;~PFAM:PF01476;~SECRETED:SignalP(1-18)), translated as MQLKYLTVAGLAPGLVCALSKRTIECSFTTAASKGDTCDSFADVWGLSIEGLQQLNPSITCPDLDTTKLYCVIGTVSDDTSSAMSTTTMSSSTTSKSLVTTPSTITTTTAAVPTNSPAMPGIVDNCDGFYKVSSGDHCDTIAETYGITTAQLLSWNSEINDSCSNLWLDYYICIHVPGSTTTTPETPEPTEDPGSSPTPQMPGIVDNCDEYYKVASGDNCETISKSYGISTAQFKSWNTKVNDDCSNLWLDYYVCVHTPGTTTTTTAAPGPTNDPSSPTPQLPGIVENCKSFHLIKDGENCWPISNEEGITLAQLREWNTDLNAACDNLWLGYYVCIGV; from the exons ATGCAACTCAAGTACCTCACTGTCGCTGGACTTGCTCCAGGCCTAGTCTGTGCGCTGTCCAAACGTACAATTGAGTGCTCCTTTACCACGGCTGCTAGCAAAGGTGATACCTGCGATAGCTTTGCTGATGTTTGGGGGCTATCTATTGAGGGCCTTCAGCAGCTAAACCCTAGTATTACCTGCCCGGATCTTGATACGACCAAGTTGTACTGTGTCATCGGAACCGTCAGTGACGATACATCAAGCGCCATGTCTACGACAACGATGTCTTCGTCTACGACGTCTAAATCTTTAGTCACAACTCCCAGCACcatcacaaccaccaccgcagctgTGCCTACCAATTCGCCTGCTATGCCAGGCATTGTCGATAACTGCGATGGGTTCTACAAGGTCTCTTCTGGCGATCATTGTGACACTATCGCCGAGACATATGGTATTACCACGGCTCAGCTGTTGAGTTGGAACAGTGAGATTAATGATA GCTGTTCAAACCTGTGGTTAGACTACTATATCTGTATACACGTCCCGGGATCTACCACAACCACTCCTGAAACGCCCGAGCCGACCGAAGACCCGGGTTCCAGTCCGACTCCCCAAATGCCCGGCATTGTCGACAACTGCGACGAGTACTATAAGGTCGCATCTGGCGACAATTGTGAAACTATCTCTAAATCCTATGGCATTTCCACGGCCCAGTTCAAGAGCTGGAATACCAAGGTCAACGATG ACTGTTCGAATCTTTGGCTTGACTACTACGTCTGCGTACACACCCCCggcacaaccaccacaacgACAGCAGCCCCAGGCCCCACGAACGACCCCTCAAGCCCGACGCCTCAGCTGCCGGGCATAGTCGAGAACTGCAAATCCTTTCATCTGATCAAGGATGGAGAGAACTGTTGGCCCATCTCTAATGAAGAGGGAATCACACTTGCGCAACTCCGCGAGTGGAACACGGACCTTAATGCAGCATGCGATAATTTGTGGTTGGGATACTATGTCTGCATCGGTGTTTGA
- a CDS encoding uncharacterized protein (InterPro:IPR011009), which yields MWSFSFRDRIFDIEGEDFKVVRQLTEDDDAEVGERKVLAIAKRQDKKYLLKIRYQLDPEDCDIEDLDKTLKVAEQHYCHEVEAIDLLSTHGYGPKYLNYETHEQPDWMPFPGGYLEFIVMEFPPGKNVDDILEELTDTQRRSIRKQLAHLLELMRQNDYKLTEQHPSYLHYDARADRLYLVDLAGLGYTNSATSYRIDEDSPYVTAFNIWRKEYSKPKRTPKSGDIPLSHQPIKKEKQPPRKT from the exons ATGTGgagcttcagcttcagaGACCGAATTTTCGATATCGAGGGGGAAGATTTCAAAGTGGTGAGGCAGCTgaccgaggatgacgatgcggAAGTTGGTGAGCGCAAGGTTCTAGCAATAGCCAAGCGACAGGACAAAAAGTACCTGCTCAAAATACGCTATCAACTTGACCCGGAAGACTGTGACATAGAAGATCTGGACAAGACCTTGAAGGTTGCTGAACAGCACTACTGCCATGAAGTGGAGGCTATAGACCTTCTGTCTACACACGGATATGGGCCGAAGTATCTTAATTACGAGACCCACGAACAGCCTGATTGGATGCCTTTTCCTGGAGGGTACCTTGAGTTCATCGTTATGGAGTTTCCTCCTGGGAAGAACGTTGATGATATCCTAGAGGAGCTTACCGACACCCAGCGCAGGAGTATCAGAAAGCAACTAGCGCATTTATTAGA GCTCATGCGCCAGAATGACTACAAACTGACTGAGCAACACCCAAGCTACCTTCATTACGATGCTCGGGCAGACAGGCTCTATTTAGTAGATCTTGCGGGCCTTGGATATACCAACTCAGCCACATCCTATCGGATCGACGAGGACAGTCCGTACGTGACAGCATTCAACATCTGGCGGAAGGAGTACTCGAAGCCTAAGCGAACCCCGAAGTCCGGCGACATTCCATTGTCCCATCAGCCTAttaagaaggagaagcagcccCCAAGGAAGACTTGA
- a CDS encoding uncharacterized protein (COG:Q;~EggNog:ENOG410PK0J;~InterPro:IPR006680,IPR011059,IPR032466;~MEROPS:MER0005900;~PFAM:PF01979;~go_function: GO:0016787 - hydrolase activity [Evidence IEA];~go_function: GO:0016810 - hydrolase activity, acting on carbon-nitrogen (but not peptide) bonds [Evidence IEA]), which translates to MHLPADSMSSNNKSKPWLPRAAAPEIIFYNANVVDVEAGDIIPDAVVHIKNGRIMEVSTGDVATPDAVNLKGQYICPGLIDCHVHITATPGSPSLKDMFSASPNTIAYRSTFVAREMLLRGFTTVRDTGGADYSLREAIEEGLLAGPRLFIAGKALSQTGGHGDLRANYQGSEYKCCGGHSPALARVCNGVPECLEAARDELRQGANFLKIMCGGGVATPSDALDMLQFTAEEIRAITTTARQSKTYVTAHAYTVEAIRHAVDNGVRGIEHGNFIDEETAAYCANLGVVFTPTLVTYYGMSKPPFDKFLDDFSQAKNQQVLDSGLEALSILHKAGAMICYGSDLLAGLHPLQNQEFSIRSSVLSAKDILKSATVNAARYLGMEGQLGCIREGSIADMLILTSNPSEDITILDRIQHHLVAILKDGRIVSKNADWLSVDPLYDTCRS; encoded by the coding sequence ATGCATTTACCCGCTGATTCAATGAGTAGCAACAATAAGAGCAAGCCATGGTTGCCTCGAGCCGCAGCCCCGGAAATCATATTTTACAATGCCAatgttgtggatgtggaagcTGGTGACATAATTCCTGATGCTGTTGTTCATATCAAGAATGGGCGTATCATGGAAGTATCGACTGGGGATGTAGCGACTCCCGATGCAGTGAATTTAAAAGGACAGTATATCTGCCCCGGCTTAATCGACTGCCATGTGCACATTACGGCAACTCCAGGTTCTCCGTCTCTCAAGGATATGTTTTCTGCCAGTCCAAATACCATCGCCTATCGATCCACGTTTGTTGCACGCGAGATGCTTCTCCGAGGATTCACCACGGTCCGCGATACCGGTGGTGCCGACTACTCCCTCCGCGAAGCCATCGAAGAAGGCTTGCTTGCAGGGCCACGGCTATTCATTGCTGGCAAAGCACTCTCGCAAACTGGTGGACACGGCGATTTGCGAGCCAATTATCAGGGGTCCGAGTATAAATGTTGTGGCGGTCACAGCCCGGCACTGGCACGGGTATGCAATGGTGTCCCCGAGTGCTTGGAGGCTGCCCGCGACGAGCTCAGACAAGGAGCCAATTTCTTGAAGATTatgtgcggtggtggtgtagcAACACCGTCGGATGCGCTTGATATGTTGCAGTTTACTGCCGAAGAGATTCGCGCAATCACAACGACGGCGAGGCAGTCCAAGACCTACGTCACGGCACATGCCTACACTGTGGAGGCTATCCGTCATGCCGTTGATAATGGTGTTCGAGGCATTGAGCATGGTAATTTCATCGACGAGGAAACTGCGGCGTATTGTGCAAATCTGGGCGTTGTCTTTACTCCAACATTGGTTACCTATTATGGCATGTCCAAGCCACCCTTTGACAAGTTCCTGGATGATTTCAGCCAGGCGAAGAATCAACAAGTTCTGGATAGTGGTCTAGAAGCTTTGTCAATCTTGCACAAGGCAGGCGCAATGATATGCTATGGTTCCGACCTCTTGGCTGGCCTGCATCCCCTACAGAACCAAGAATTCTCGATTAGGTCCAGCGTTCTCAGTGCGAAGGACATTCTGAAATCTGCAACTGTGAATGCAGCGCGGTATCTGGGAATGGAAGGCCAACTCGGGTGCATTAGAGAGGGAAGTATTGCGGACATGCTAATCCTGACATCTAATCCTTCGGAAGACATTACCATCCTTGATCGCATACAACATCATCTTGTGGCTATTCTCAAGGATGGGCGTATTGTTTCCAAGAACGCAGACTGGCTGTCGGTTGATCCTCTGTACGATACCTGCCGTAGTTAG
- a CDS encoding uncharacterized protein (COG:S;~EggNog:ENOG410Q1Z5): MSPRWFGQEEVRPGVVIELEKRWRVLRRKEEHAFQGSEQDDPRWSGPSYACIQLKVQQVGSRIIPPVNGYMRIYKQIPTEETVADRPEVRAQQAKTVIPPELDAYRQLMDKGSTFTPRLLDSMEQKQDIYSFVPGGFVVWIVTEEVSGVRLGNAVGNETFWSMEPFVREQIRVSFKESFIKMTRWGWIPLYDRCSNLVWDENSSTVFFVNWFQAIKLITPQAWTELRYSSSGLAKLPDTDTQDFRYSYSSFNGNTEGWEW, translated from the exons ATGTCACCTCGCTGGTTTGGACAGGAAGAAGTCCGCCCAGGCGTCGTCATTGAACTCGAAAAGCGATGGCGCGTTCTGCGCCGGAAGGAGGAGCATGCGTTTCAGGGCAGCGAACAAGACGATCCTCGGTGGAGTGGGCCATCGTACGCTTGCATCCAGCTCAAGGTACAACAAGTGGGCTCTAGGATCATTCCGCCTGTGAATGGATACATGAGGATCTACAAGCAAATTCCTACGGAGGAGACTGTAGCTGACCGGCCCGAAGTCCGGGCACAGCAAGCTAAGACCGTTATTCCCCCTGAACTTGATGCATACCGCCAGCTCATGGACAAGGGCTCAACCTTTACACCAAGGCTTCTGGACTCAATGGAACAGAAGCAAGATATTTATAGCTTTGTGCCGGGGGGTTTTGTGGTATGGATTGTCACAGAGGAAGTCTCGGGAGTGCGGCTAGGAAATGCGGTTGGTAATGAGACTTTCTGGTCAATGGAGCCATTTGTGCGTGAACAAATTCGCGTTTCGTTCAAGGAGAGCTTCAT AAAAATGACTCGCTGGGGCTGGATTCCCTTATATGATCGCTGTAGTAATCTTGTCTGGGACGAGAACTCCTCGACTGT CTTCTTCGTCAATTGGTTCCAGGCAATTAAATTAATCACACCCCAGGCCTGGACTGAACTCCGTTATTCTAGTTCTGGACTTGCTAAACTTCCTGATACTGATACTCAAGACTTTCGGTACTCATATTCAAGTTTCAATGGGAACACAGAGGGTTGGGAATGGTAA